TTACATACAACTTACAATAGTGAGGTCAATAAGTTGGGTAACAataaggtgtgtgtttgtgtgagtgagagagtgagtgtgtttacCTCACAGCGGAAAGGCTTTTCTCCTGAGTGCTGAAGCGAGTGCACCTTTAGAGACATGCTGCGCTTAAAGGATTTTCCACAGGTTTCACAGGTAAACGGCATGTCCTTAGTGTGAGCTGAAAACGAAGAcagtgttttatttctgtttgcaatttccatattttttctaaattggattttttttctagCTCAGAATCTTTTTGACACCAACTTTTCGCTCTAAAGgcgcacataaaatcctttaatttttccaaaaatcatcagtgcgccttataattcagtgcgtcttatgtatgaattttaccaggtattaaggagcagtaaagccactccgctgaagtgcagagttatacagaCGTTTAGTTCTGCAGACTGGAGTAGTGTTAGAATTAGCCGCAAACCGTGCTAGGCGCTAGCTCTTTTggtgttcagaagtgagtattatcggcctttagcctgctgctaaccctggctagcactgccttgttaaatgttaaactgccttttaccatgttaaaacaagctagctaataCTGCCTTGGCTTACAAGTTCACTCAGTTTAGCGCTGTCGGGTAGCATTTATTAGCACTAACCTccgctagcactagcagttagttgctaatgctgctgcacccagccttagtggaattctgcaaatctaagcttactgcaaataaacagaagcactttactaacCTAAATAAAAAGTTTCAAGAAAGAAATATGTGTAggttaacattcagcactcagttttgtttacttagcttagctttactttagtacaccacccagcagcgagacctgctgaattagaaggaaaacatggcaacccctttccttactattgtcgtataatgcactttataatccggtgtgtgtATCTGGTATGTATGACAATAGACCAGAATATAGAcattgccttataatccggtgcgccatatagtgcaaaaaatacggtaatttaaaAAGGCAAGAAGGCAGCCAGCCTTTTTGTTTGCTAAACAATCAAATGCTCAAGCTAAGTTCGCTCagttaacattactatcctagccctgtacagctcctGCTTTATCTGGTAAACAGATATTCAGGTTAATAAGTGATAAGCGCTGATTGCCTTATTTCATCATTTGATTTCTGTGAGTAGAgcaaaaaaatgaacttaaacctgccgttttttGCCTGTATTCTATACAGCAGTAAACTTTGTATTAATTAATATTCGTCTGGTCAGGAGGGAGGCTAGAGAAAAAACTCCAAACATTCTCTATTCTACACATTTCAGGCTGCACATTCTGTGTGGACATCAGTGGAGGGTGTACACACATTAAACCTAAAGCTTTTTGGTGGAACAAACTGTGAAATTTGTGTCACTCACCGACCATGTGCTTGCGGACATGGGCCATTGTGTAGAACTTCTTCTCACAGATCTCACAGGCAAATTTCTTCTCGGCAAAGCCATGGACAATCTTAATGTGCTCATGAAGAGACCACAGCTTCTTAAAGGATTTATTACACGAAACACACTGTGGAACCAAAGAGAAGAGACCGAATACACAGTTACATTTGTTAAAACTGACATCCATATATTTACACAGTACAAATCTTAAAATATTCCTCTAAAGCAGGGTTCAAGCAGTCCTGGTTCTGACACTCTCCCTGCCCAGCACATTTTAGAGGACTGCCTTCTTTTGTCTCAAAACCCACTGCAACTCTGAAAGgacttgttaatgagctgattagttgaatcaggtgtgtaaaGGAAAGGGTAAGCCATAAACTTGCAtcacagggggggggggggttgggggggggggggtgccagGACCAGGATTAAAGAGTCCAACACTAACATCAAGGTCTTCTCTCACAGTTGGTTCTCTGTCTCCCTCTGCTGGGGACATGAGCGCATGTGTCAAGTCTGATCTTTCACTTTCATTTCATTCTCAAAATAATATAGACCTTCCACtttcagtacattttattattaaaacaataacacCTTATATTTttagcacattttattattagaacAATAAGACCTTATATTTttagcacattttattattagaacAATATAGACCTTTCACTTttagcacattttattattagaacAATATAGACCTTTCACTTttagcacattttattattagaacAATATAGACCTTTCACTTttagcacattttattattagaacAATATAGACCTTTCACTTttagcacattttattattaaaacaatgtaaaCCTTTCACTTttagcacattttattattagaacAATATAGACCTTTCACTTttagcacattttattattagaacAATATAGACCTTTCACTTttagcacattttattattaaaacaatgtaaaCCTTTTACTTttagcacattttattattagagCAACATAGACCTTTAACTTTTAGCACATTTTATTATAAGAACAATATAGACCTTTTCACTTTTAGcacattttataattaaaacaatattatattgttttattatataaaacgtGTAAATATGCAAATTATTTTAGTAGACTTTAGTGGATTTAAagacaaacaaaacaaggtcaagtCATCCTATTTCCTCATAACCTTATTTTacctttaataaaaagaaaaatgaaatgaaataatagacaaataaattaaaagcagCACATAAGAATACAACTATACTGCACTCCCAAATCAGTCCTTAAAAAGCCTAAACAACATTTCAGTTCTTTAATTAAAAACTGATATTTTTACCCTTTTATTTCTcatacaatatattaaatatatggcCTCACCAGTCACCTGTGCGCCTCTACTTTACTGCATGCACCATTAAAGGTATATTATCGTAGATAATAGTAAATTATCTTAACGTTAGACAGCACCTAAATAGTGACGATACTGCAGTACCATAATGATCATGAGAGGTGTTTCCTCAGACTGATAAACTATACTCACAGTCTGCTATAGCCCTCTTCTTATGTCATTTGTCTTAATCATGAATGGTCTAGCCTATTTTTCTTGTATGTTTAAGTATaaggagtataatattaatgagattaaaaaaaaaaaaaacttatattgtTAAAAGTTGTAGAACACCCCTATTACTGCACTTCTCTGCTGAAACTAAGGCCAATGAGTCCAAAGAtaagataagctaagctaaaagcgttgttgccatgtgggtcagccagacgtgactcttcctgagtttccaagagtcttttgtaatctctatctttatctgtaatttctctaaacaaGACTTATATAATTTCAATAtttacagagttatctgtgtttctgtgtgtctttttctaattattatgataaaagtctaaagtgctgtgtgtaagtgtgtaaatggtgcagtagagagtgcagtaacaccatctgttccaatactgcttaattttttttccagtttttagttcatttgttttccttaaacgCCCTGGCAAATTTACTGCAAAAtgttgtacactggattttgcacCATTTCctgttattgactggacctgaagagcttaaatgctAAACGTTTAATCGGTAGTGTACGTGAAACCTCGCCACAACTAAAACTGAATGAGATATGcatcaaatcaataaaaccattATAATAATCATCACAGTATTTTTCTTCTAGAACAATGGTATATCTGAGGTATTCTTGATAGAGGTTAAACCAGCATTCCTCCACCATAGGCAGCAATGGTTTGAATGTACAATATTTCACACTAGAGGGCGCCAAATTTGCCAAACTCTAAACAAGGAACTAACTAAGTCTTCCTTCCACTTGCTTGTGACAGCACCAATTAGCAATGCTACCTAGTTTTCATTCAAGTACAATTACAAAATACTACTCTAAATATGTATTACTGTATGAATATATTAGATCATTTGATGCAATAAATACCAAATGGTATTGTTTGGTTAAAGAAACTTGCCCATACTGCCCCAGCGCGCCACAGCTCTCTCACCTGTATGTTCTTCTCGCAGTCCGTTTGCTGATGCAGCGCCAGCTCGCTTTCCAGCACAAACTTCTTCCCGCACTTGTCGCAGATCTGCATGCGCCTGTGCGTGACATTCATGTGCTTCTCCAGGTACCAGCGCGTGTTGAACACACGCGGGCATTTCTCACAGGTCAATGTCTCACGCTCCTCTCCATCGCCTTTTCCCGCACCTCCTGATGCGGAGGAAGGGGCGGAGCTCTTTCCATCACGGCTGGATCTGCGCTTTTGGGGCGGGACTTCGGCACTCTTCCTCCGCCCCCTGGTGGTCATGCCAGTGGTAACTGCAGTTGCTACAGCAGTGGATGGCTTGGTTACACGCCGGGTCTTTCGGCGTGGCTTGGCTCTGATTCGACCTCGGAGTGGCCGCTTGGCCCTCGGTCTTCGGCTCCCGTTCTCTTCTTCCTCGTCTTCATCCagatcctcctcttcctctgaaCTTTCCTCTTCTATGCTGTcttcctcctccacttcctcttcttcctcctcctcctcctcctcttcttcctcctcttcactGTTGCTTTTTGCCTCTCCGGCAGGGTTCGCTGGGCTACTCTTCTCTCCTTTAGAAACGTGCAAGGTCTGGTTGTTGAGGTTCACCTCCACTATGATTTGCGTTCGTTTGCTaaactcctcttcctcttcctcctcctcctggccTTCATCCTCTTCTTCTGTGCCTTCGGAAGTTCCTTCGTTCGTGGGTCCAGCTCTCGTGGCTCCCTCGGACCCGGCAGGCCCGGAACCTTCTTTGTAGTACTGCTGGAGGGGAACGTTCGGGTTTGGGTCTAGGTTAGGGGTCACCTGCGTTACTGATTTGGCAGCCATCTTGTTGTCGACCAACACTGAGAAGGGCTTGGCCCCGGCCTCCTGCCTGTAGAGCTTCGCTGATAGGTCGCTGTCCGCTGTaggggtgtggtggtggtggtagtaggtCTGTGCAGGATGAGCCCTTTGCCCTTCGTCCTGCGACATGGCTTCTAGATCAGATACCTCTTCCTTTAGGGTCTGGCACGACTTCATCGGTATGTGTTTGATGTCAAGTGTGTGTGTCGAGAGAGCGAGAGCTTTGTGTGTTGCCTGTACTGTTCTCTCAGCGTGGCTCGTGTTTCCTCTAGGCAGATAAAAAGAAGCAAAGAGGGTCAGATCCTACCCCTCCCTGAGAGTGCAAGAGGAGGGGTGGAGACAGGAGAGGAAAGGAAGGGGTGGGACCCCAGcgacacctcaacctaaaccaaacTGAGCCTCCATGGCCTCCGCATCAGAAGACGGATGGAGAGAAAGGTTCAGCAGATCCGTGGCTTCCCTTTTTCTACGAAGCCAATCACATGTGCGCCGTGCTCATGCTGGGCCAAAGCTGCTCCTGGGTCAGAGGTGATCGTGCCTCCACCGCTTGTCCCGAGAGCTCTTTGTAGATGACAGTATGGACCTCCCAACCACTGCTAATATCTGCTGAATCAGTTGAAGATGCCAAGGATTCTATGCTGAGATTAACCTCTCACAGTCATAGCAGCCTGCCAGATCTGCTTCAGAAGCCTGCTTCCATTTACAGCCtgcataaaaaaagagagaaagaaagaactaaaATACACTTACATTTAGCTTGCtcataaaaacacaacacaacaaaaataaagcaaaagaaaTCAAGATAAGAAAgcaatataacaaataaaatatgacTTAAATGATGAATGCTATTTAAAAACATAGATTGCGTAAGTGTTAATATTACCTGGTGGCCTAAAAAAAATGACCTCGAAACACAGATGCCATCTAGTTAAACCATGTTTTGTTCTCGAATGACAAGTCAGGCTTTCACCATCCCGTagacgagagtgtgtgtgtgtgtgtgtgtgagtctgtgtgcgtgtgtgtgtgggagagagaaatGAAACTGCTGTCTGGTTAAGGTGCAGAGATCTAAAAATCTCACTACCACTCACACAAATAtaggcgcacacacacatacacactcctaaCCACAAACGTTTCACTtctgtgtgtgagcgtgtgtgagcAACTTACATTAAACCACAAAAGAGCTGAGTTGAGAAAACTAAACCCTTAAAAACACACAcctatttcacacacacacacacacacacaaatacctgAATATTAAATATCCCCACCCAATCAATTGCAGGCCTGTATGCCAACGGAGGACTACCGTAATCTCAATCTCAACATAAAAAGACTCGATTGGATTAGCTATATTATACATATACTGCCTATCTGTGGTAAATCTGGTAAATCTAGGGTATCATAAAGCTTAGAGGGCACTGAGGTCAATTTCTAGTGAGTAGAAGTGTTTGGGCATGCATTTGACTCAATGGTGCTTTATTCAGAAAGTTAATCAATCAAAgtcttaatataaaatataaagaccGAGACATGAGAACTCAACACTGACAATCACTCACAATCACCAAGTCCATGGTAATTGGTTTAGCTCAGTCATATTAAATGTCCACCAAACAGCTTTTTGTTTCTTCAATTAGAAACTTTACAAATGGCAAAAAACTTTCGGTGaagacaatttaaaaaaacacttaggCCCTGTTCACATGAATCTAGAGATTTTTATGAAGGTTTTTGtctgcttttttaaaaaatatcttcaTCCACACCAGCAGCGTTTTGGAAAATACCTTTCAAGAACGCTGAAATTAAGATGCCAGCCCAGTAGAGGGCGATCTTACCTCCTGCAAAATAACATCAGAAATAACAAGCGAACTGCTGAATAACAGGAGTATTCGGAAAAATTAAAAAAGCTCAATTTTATGCCTCTGCTGTGTTCTTAATGTAAGAGTTTAATTAAATGAAGTTTACTTGCAGAGACAACAGAAATAATCAAGCAGCTGTCCAAGTTTCTGGCTCATTCTGAACAAGCTAACAAAGTTAACAGAAAAAGATGAGCAGACTCACTGTGTGATGTCAAGAGTTTTAATAAAACTGTGTTAACCCTGTCCACACGTCTCTGCAAGCAGCAGAATTTTACAAAATTACCACCTTGGAGGGCGGTTTTCGAAAAGATCAGTTTTCATTGACCTAAAGCGCTGTATTTGTGTGGACGACAGGCCAAAACGCAGGCAAAATAATTTGAACTGGATTTGTGTAGATGGGGTTtcaaggtatatatatatatatatatatatatatatttatatatatatataggtgtataTACTTTCGGCATTAAGTGCTGTGCGAAGTTCGTGTGCATTCCTTACTGCCCTCTTTTTGAGGTGTGCACAGTGGCGATTGACTGACATGCATAGCTTTCACGCAGGAGTGTGTCTCTTGTTTTTGATGTACTTGTAGCCATGAGGATGGCTGCATATTTTTGCACAGGGTTgaatttcccttttttcttttaccatttactcacacactcacagtgcCCTTGGGGTAATTTAGCATATCCAATCCAACATCTGATAGGAGTAATCTGGAATACCTGGAGGAAACCTGTGCAAACAGGATCACCTACCCAGAAACTGTGGGTTCAAGGCAGGAATACCCCCTAGATAAGTCACCGACCTTCGCAGGGGGCAGTTAAGCAAAGTCAATTCAACGTACAGGGGTAGTTAACCTGCTCAAAGCCAATTCAAAATGTGGCACAAGTAGGCGGGAGAAAACCGGAGTACCTGAAGAAAATCTGTGTGGATGGAAACACCTACCCAAAATCTCTGGGTGCAAGGCAGGAATACCACCTATGCTAGGTTGCAATTTGCGTGTTTTTGCAGAAGGAAACCCAAATACCTGAAAGTACCTGGAACTACCTAAAAGTACCTTAAGGAAAATCACACAGCCACAGGCAAAACAGAAACTCCTCACAAGACACCGACCAGAACAAGGACCTAACGCACAATTCCAGGCCTATGGAGCCGTGTGAAACATAAGAACAATGCTCAATCTGCGCTTATACTGTGGCACCTCTCAACCCATAATCACTgcataacaaacaaaaatgaaagtaGAGTTAGGCCTCATAACCAACCACTGCAACTGCCACTATTCAAAAGACTCGATCATTTCAAGCCCAGGTAAAGCTAACTGTCTTGGGTAAACGTTTTTTTGTCAAAATGCGCAGTGAAAATTCAGTCAACCGACAGCATTGGCAGTTATTCGCCTCAGAGGCAGAACGAAACCACAGTTTTCAGTATGAGTTTTGTGGGACTTTGTGTATTTGGTGGTCTACAAACATGGTTTCAAGGAACGTCTCtgaatgaaaaagagaaagaaaggactACACCAAGCTTTTGCAGAAAATCTGTAAACAGGTGGAGGTCTAGGTGTGGCGATGAGAACGACTTCTGGCTGACCTCAAAGACCAGCGAAGGTCAACCACCAGACCAGAACTGAGGTGCGGACGGTTGGTGCGAGATTATGAGCGCTCTAATcaataacaaaacaacaaaaacggaGGCAAACACAAACAAGAAAAAGCACAGTTCAACCACACACTGTACCCTTAACGGTCTCAGCCTTGACTTCCTGCATCTCAGAGactgtgtatgcgtgtgtgtgtgcatgcgagtgtatacgtgtgtgtctgtgtgcatgagTAGTTTGCCTTCCTTGCAAGTAAACTAACTAGATCGAAAAATGACATTTAGCTTGCAACATATAAATACCTGATGAGCATTAAATCGGACAGATCAGTGCAGCCAAAatcaaccacacaaacacacacacgggcaagcgcacacacatatatagaacAACTCACACTCCCACATACACCCACACCTATACAGACACACTCCGCTACCTTCCTGTACtctctgcagctttctgagaaTCGGCATGCGCGCCAAATGTGTGACCACACGATGGGTGCATAAGGGGTCACAGCTATGTGTTTATCTGCTTGTTGGCAGTAATGAATCCTGTAACAAAGAACTGTATCGAGATGCTCCTGATTAAAAAATGTGTGATTCACAACGAGTGGTGTATATATACTtagatttatattagattttttttaaagatttagtaTTTGCACTCACAGCCTTAATAAAATAACTGTAACTTATAACTTTAATAAGTTACAGAGCTCATATGAAAATATTGCAAGGATAGTTTAGTGCAAAGCTCAATACTGCTCAATAACAGTCAAAATGCACAAGTACCCAATTTTCAGATCTGCAAATTTCAGATGTAGATGTTCTCTACCACTCGCTGCAGCCCACTCAAACAAGCGCCCTCAGGTGTGTATGCTGCGAGGTGGAAGTGCGTGGGTGCTGGTGCATGTATACCTTTTTACTTATGCTTTCGGAGTACGAAAATGCACTTCTAGTAAAGGAGTAAAGGAGTTCATATTAGTGTGCACAtcagagtgcacacacacacacacacacacacatgaagacTTGTGCTGAGGCAGACAGATGGTTTAATCAGCAAGAAACCCAAGTTTTGCTGGCGTTGTTGCCAAGAGAGACATTAACAGCAGACCTGTTGGCCCGATCCCAAGTCAGCCACAAGCACTTCCCTTAATGCTCAGTGTGACTCGACAACGAGAGGGAAGAAAGCGGTGCTACCAAGAGAGACGTACAAGTTTTAAACAGAGCTGCATGATGCAGATAAAACACAAGTATTACATTATGCATTGCAATATACACACCAATCAGTCAGAACATTAACACCACTGCCACTGTGAAGTGAATAACATTGATTATGTGGTTACAACGGCCTCAGGTGGgattatattaatatgtaatataaatataatatatacatttttttttaatctgattatGAGGTATGCATGAATTACCATTTATGTAAAATACAAAACAGTATGCAAGTACTGCAGccggttttaccataaacccaaaaACTTCTCTCCTGTAAGATctctagggctggggcgacgcatcgacataatcgacgtcatcgattacaaaaatacatcgatttgcataacgtgcgtcggcgcgtcgtaaacatggaggcgcctgtggagagcattagaggttagatcgggcccaaaaattccaactggctgttttcgggctgttttaatgagcgaaatatgatcagaattatgttaattaacacggtaacatagaagcatagaactattattttattaaaatgatttttaagaacagctaaacacagttctgcaagtcaaacgcggaggagttcacgtgcgagagagagagagagagagagagagagagagagagagagagagagagagagagagagagagaggagagatttgcttgttctactcacaggtgaaggttctctttgatctcctcgtgctcatattctagtcccattcataattctgcagctccctcagtgttttctgccgtattttgcggctagcgcgagcgcttacaactgacaccgcggaccgcgaggtgccgccgcgtttgtgccgaatccgactctctgctgaatctgactcccgcttcgcggacagaatcggcacaacacccccgctgtagaactgcggtagtgaaaacagcgcttataaataaattagtttagtttcactttcagttttcgttatttttttaaaaataaaaatataattaaaaaacagacgcctacatctcggactattttctggagcccgggtcggatttacgggcgggcctcgggtcatgtc
The sequence above is drawn from the Astyanax mexicanus isolate ESR-SI-001 chromosome 19, AstMex3_surface, whole genome shotgun sequence genome and encodes:
- the znf652 gene encoding zinc finger protein 652, giving the protein MKSCQTLKEEVSDLEAMSQDEGQRAHPAQTYYHHHHTPTADSDLSAKLYRQEAGAKPFSVLVDNKMAAKSVTQVTPNLDPNPNVPLQQYYKEGSGPAGSEGATRAGPTNEGTSEGTEEEDEGQEEEEEEEEFSKRTQIIVEVNLNNQTLHVSKGEKSSPANPAGEAKSNSEEEEEEEEEEEEEEEVEEEDSIEEESSEEEEDLDEDEEEENGSRRPRAKRPLRGRIRAKPRRKTRRVTKPSTAVATAVTTGMTTRGRRKSAEVPPQKRRSSRDGKSSAPSSASGGAGKGDGEERETLTCEKCPRVFNTRWYLEKHMNVTHRRMQICDKCGKKFVLESELALHQQTDCEKNIQCVSCNKSFKKLWSLHEHIKIVHGFAEKKFACEICEKKFYTMAHVRKHMVAHTKDMPFTCETCGKSFKRSMSLKVHSLQHSGEKPFRCENCDERFQYKYQLRSHMSIHIGHKQFMCQWCGKDFNMKQYFDEHMKTHTGEKPFICEICGKSFTSRPNMKRHRRTHTGEKPYPCEVCGQRFRFSNMLKAHREKCFRVTSPMTLQPSTMPLPIHIPGHTPSSSGHSPSTPQPSQATSNIATVGQGMIGSAPGTLGQRGGIGHGFSHLHMPAAPTQHHQSHTHTPVHHSGHTPMSSQHLSVPSSLLPPPPALFKSEPINHCAHEETYLRQGSAQHH